DNA from Clupea harengus chromosome 2, Ch_v2.0.2, whole genome shotgun sequence:
AATGATGAGCATCTCACagtaacctctgtgtgtgtgtgtgtgtgtgtgtctgtgtctgtgtgtgtgtgtgtgtgtgtgtatgtgtgtgtgtgtgtgtgtgtgtgtgtgtgtgtttgtgtgtgtctgtgtgtgtgtgtgtgtgtgtgtgtgtgtgtgtgtgtgtgtgtgcgcgtgttgtgtgtgtgtgtgtgtgtgtgtgtgatgtttatgtttatgtaaataATGTTTATTTTCAGAGGCCCTCCCAGTTCTACTAACAGACTGTGAGATAAGTGAATCTGAAAGAGAGGTAGGAcactcacagtaacacacacacacacacacacacacacacgcatttattTAGGTAAGAGATCTTTAGAGCAGGTAGTTTTGTCATTAAAACATAATATGTTGATACGATTACTATTGATGCAGAAAGGATATGTTTTGTCAGGACCTAAGGTTATTGTGTGTTCGTAATGTGCTAACATTAATCAcagctgcatacacacatacacacacacacacacacacacacacacacacacacacacacacacacacatacacacaatcaataCAGGTATAGACACTGCAAACcacatgtgcgtgcgtgcgtgtgtgtgtgtgtgtgtgggtgtgtgcgtgtgtgacagtgtatgtgcgtgtgtgtgtgtgtgtgtgtgtgtgtgtgtgtgtgagacactgaaCCCGCAGTGCTGGATACCCCCTGCTTTGGGAAcagctggtacacacacacacacacactgtctctctctctcacacacacacacacacacacacacacacacacacacacacacacacacacagacacacacacacacacacacacagacacagacagacacacacacacacacacacacacacacacagacacacacacacacacacacacacacacacacagacacacgtatacacacacacacacacacacacacgcacacacacacgcacacacacacgcacacacacacgcacacacacacacacacacacacacacacacacacacacacacacacacatatacaccacacacaccaccagcactAAGCTCTCTTTCCCCCAGTGCAGATTCAGCAATGATGACTCtttagagaaacacacattaacatcacAGGCAATTCAATGAGATTAAATCGCAAAacaacattcacacagacagacaaatacaaacacacacacacacacacacacacacacacacacacacacaacacacacacacacaccgcttacGGACTCATATCTCTATTTGACAGTGGGAGGCAATAAGAAAAAGCTGATCGATTGCTCTGATTGATGCAGTCATTATGTTCTTggtctggtgtgagtgtgtgtgtgtgttcatgtgtgcatgcgtgtgtgtgtctgtgtctgtgtgtgtgtgtgtgtgtgtgtgtctgtgtgtgtgtgtgtctgtgtgtgtgtgtgtgtgcgtgcgtgtgtgtgtgtatgtgtacgtgcgtgcttgtgtgtgtgtgtgtgtgcgtctgtgtgtgtgtgtgtgtgtgcatgtttgcatgtgcgtgcgtgtttgtgtgtgtacgtgcgtgcgtgtgtgtgtgtgtgcgtgtgtgtgtgtatgtgtgtgtatgtgtgtgtgtgtgtgtgtgcgtgtgtgtttgtgtgtgtgtgtgtgtgtgtgtgtgtgtgtgagtgtgtctgtgtgtgtgtgtgtgtgtgtatgtgtgtatgtgtgtgtgtgtgtgtgtgtgtgtgtgtgtgtgtgtgtgtgtgtgtgtgtgtgtgcgtgtgcgtgtgtgcgtgcgtgcgtgcgtgcgtgcgtgtgtgtgtgttcttcctccccAGAATCCGTCTGCTCTGCATGCCTCTCTGTGTGACCTCCTCTGGAAGAACCAGCATATGGTACAACCAATCACATTCATCTCTCACATCCAACCAATCACATTCATCTCTCACATCCAACCAATCACATTCATCTCTCACATCCAACCAATCACATTCATCTCTCGCATGTCCAACCAATCACATTCATCTCTCACATGTCCAACCAATCACATTCATCTCTCGCATGTCCAACCAATCACATTCATCTCTCGCATCCAACCAATCACATTCATCTCTCACATCCAACCAATCACATTCATCTCTCACATCCAACCAATCACATTCATCTCTCACATCCAACCAATCACATTCATCTCTCACATGTCCAACCAATCACATTCATCTCTCGCATGTCCAACCAATCACATTCATCTCTCACATCCAACCAATCACATCCAACCAATCACATTCATCTCTCACATCCAACCAATCACATTCTTCTCTCGCATGTCCAACCAATCACATTCATCTCTCACATCCAACCAATCACATTCATCTCTCACATGTCCTTCAGCAAACACTAGTTACAGTTCCAGAAATATTTCCTATTTAAGCAGGTTTCCTATTTAAaatgtgagtgctgtgtgttttctcttaGGAGCACAGCCAGAATATGTTCAAacgggtaagtgtgtgtgtgtgtgtgtgtgtgtgtgtgtgtgtgtgtgtgtgtgtgtggatgtgtggatgtgtgtgtgtgtgtgtgtgtgtgtgtgtgtgtgtgtgtacatttgtgtgtgtatgtctgtgtttgtctgtgtgtgtgtgtgtgtgtgtgtatgtgtgtgaacttgcaggtgtacatgtgagtgtatgtacatgtccgtgcatgtgtgtgtgtgtgtgtgtgtgtgtgtgtgtgtgtgtgtgtgtgcgtgcgtgtcatACTCTGATCAGAGTTGGTGAGtggatgtacatgtgtgtgtgtgtgtgtgtgtgtgtgtgtgtctaaattgGTAAGTGtatgtacgtgcgtgtgtgtgtgtaagttggtGAGTGTATggtcatgtgggtgtgtgaattggtaagtgtatgtacgtgtgtgtgtgtgtgtacctgtgtgtgtgtgtgtaaattcttaagtgtatgtacgtgtgtgtgtgtgtgtaagttggtgagtatatggtcatgtgtgtgtgtgtgtgtgaattggtaagtgtatgtacgtgtgtgtgtgtgtgtaagttgaggcgtgtatgtacgtgtgtgtgtgtgtaaattggtaagtgtatgtacatgtgtgtgtgtgtgtgtaaattggtgagtgtatgtacgtgtgtgtgtgtgtgtgtgtgtgtgtgtgtgtgtgtgtgtgtaaattggtaagtgtatgtacatgtgtgtgtgtgtgtgtgtgtgtgtaagttggtgagtatgtacgtgtgtgtgtgtgtgtgtgtgtgtaaattggtAAGTGTAtgtaccaatgtgtgtgtgtgtgtgtgtgtgttaatgaaggctGAGTTTACACCGAAGTGTGTCTGTTATcttgtaataatgtaataatctCTTATTCCTTCTGTTTGTCTCCCCCTTTTAatatttacctctctctctctctctctctctccatctctctctctctccctctccatctctctctccccatctctctctccctctctctatctctctccatctctctctctctccatctctgtctcaatctctcttcctctccatctctctctccctctctctctccatctctctctctctctccatctctctctctctcgccatctctctctccctctctccatctctctctctctccctctctctctccatctttccctctctctctcatctctctctctccctctctctctccatctctctctctctccatctctctccctctccatctctctctctctccctctctccatctctccctctccatctctcttgctccctctctctccattcctctctctccctctccatatctctctctccatctctctctctccatctctctctctccctctctctatctctctccatctctctctctctccatctctctctcaatctctcttcctctccatctctctctcaatctctctccctctccccatctctctccatctctctctctccctctccatctctctctctctccatctctctctctccctctctctatctctctccacctctctctctctccatctctctctcaatctctcttcctctccatctctctctcaatctctctccctctccccatctctctccatctctctctctccctctccatctccctctctctccctctctctctccatctctctctctctccatttctctctccatctctccctctctctctctctctccatctctctccatctctctctctccatctctctctctccctctccatctctctctctctccatctctctccatctctctctccctctccatatctctctctctctctccatctctccctctctccatatctctctctctctctccatctctccctctccatctctctctctctctccatctctctctctctccctctctctctccccatctctctccctctctccatctctccctctccatctctctctctctctccatctctctctctctccctctctctctctctctccctctctctccatctctccctctccatctctccctctccatctctccatctccatctctctccctctctccatctctctctctctccctctctctctccctctccatctctctctctctctctctctctctctctctcctctctctctccctctcccctctccatctctccctctccccctctccatctctccctctccccctctccatctctctctctctctctccatctctctccctctctctccatctctctctctccatctctctctctctctctgtcctgtagtTTCTGTTCCACTACTCTAAATCCCAGAATGCCATTGGCTCCATGCAGAGGGATGTGAGTATCTGGAAGTTgggaatgtagtgtgtgtgtgtgtgtgtgtgtgtgtgtgtaatatgtgtgattgtgtagtgtatgatgtagtgtgtgtgtgtgtgtgttatatgagtgtgtgtgtgtgtgtgtgtgtgtaatatgagtgtgtgtgtgtgtaatatgtgtgattgtgtagtgtatgaagtagtgtgtgtgtgagagtgtgtgtgtgtaatatgtgtgtgtgtgtgtgagagtgtgtgtgtgtaatatgtgtgtgtgtgtgtgtgtgtgtgtgtgtgtgtgtgtataatatgagtgtgtgtgtgtgtaatatgtgtgtgtgtaatatgagtgtgtgtgtgtgtgtgtgtgtaatatgagtgtgtgtgtgtgtgtaatatgagtgtgtgtgtgtgtgtaatatgagtttgtgcgtgtgtgtgtaatatgagtgtgtgtgtgtgtgtgtgtgtaatatgagtgtgagtgtgtgtgtgtaatatgggtgtgtgtgtgtaataagtgtttgtgtgtgtgtgtgtaataagtgtgtgtgtgtgtgtgtgtgtgtgtaatatgagtttgtgtgtgtgtaatatgagtgtgtgtgtgtgtgtgtgtaatatgagtgtgtgtgtgtgtgtgtgtgtgtgtaatatgagtgtgagtgtgtgtgtgtaatatgggtgtgtgtgtctaataagtgtttgtgtgtgtgtgtgtaataagtgtgtgtgtgtgtgtgtgtcctctccagTCCAACTCTGTTCACCCACTGATGCGTCTCTCCCCAAACCTCTCTGCACGGAGGAAGAAACAACTCCTGCTCgtggtaagacacacacacacacacacacacacacacacacacacacacacacgtgtctttTACGtctccttttcacacacacacacacacatagacacacacacacaagtttttttacgtctctgcctcacacacacacacacacactcacacacacacacacacacacacacacacactctctctctctttctctttctcacacacacacatgctctctctttctatcttttacttcattcattcattttttcccctcattctCTTGTGTGAGtagccaggagagagagagagagagtgtgtgtgtgtgagagagagagtgtgtgtgtgagagagagaaaggggactatagacacacacacacacacttacaatcaCAGAAtcgggcacacacatacactttcacactcctcctccacaaacacactggagaagctaactacacacaaacacactagcaaagctaactacccacacacacactagcagagctaactacccacaaacacactagcaaagctaactacccacacacacactagcagagctaactacccacaaacacactagcaaagctaactacccacaaacacactagcAAAGCTAGCGGTTAGCAATTCATAGCAGAGAGATTGGTTTATCAGTACAACCCCAAACATCAGGCAAGCGGAACCAATCACAGAGATGCATTCTGCGTTGCGGTGACGTGTTGTTATTTCTGGGGAGCGTAAGTGAACATTCTACACAGAAGCATAAATCAgccttaaatgtgtgtgtgtgtgtgtgtggcggaaaGATAAGGAGTGTgaaggtttatgtgtgtgcctgagtctgtaattgtaagtgtgtgtgtgtgtgtgtgtgtgtgtctatagtcCCCTTGCGGTTTTCAGATGTGACATGACCTCCCTCAGAGACACAAGACAGAACTCCTCGTTAGCTCAGACCAgtcagacaaactcacacacacacacacacacacacacacacacacacacacactcactcattaactcagaccagttaaacacacacacacagacgcacacacactcattaactcAGACTAACTTCAACACTGACAGGAAATCTCCAGGAGCTAtcacaatgctgtgtgtgtgtgtgtgtgtgtgtgtgtttgtgagatagAAGGAGACTTTTGAGAGAACTGGTGAGTGTacatctgtgtgcctgtgtctgtgtgtgtgtgtgtattcctgtgtctgtgtgtgtatattggagagaaatacaccacacacaccacacacacacacacacacacacacacacacacacacacacacacacacacacacacacactaaccctaacctctGCCCAAGGGCTGCTTCATACATGCCTGGCTCATCTGAGTATGAGGGTTATAATttcagagaaggtgtgtgtgtgtgcttgagtttcatatagaggtgtgtgtgtgtgtgtttgagtgtgtgtgtgtgtgtgtgtttgtctcaatATACAGTCTCATATAGAGggtgtataagtgtgtttgaATCACTCAGataaaggtgtatgtgtgtgtgtgtgtgtgtgtttgagtctcatatagaggtgtgtgtgtgtgtgtttgaatcactcagataaaggtgtgtgtgtgtgtgtgtttgagtctcatATAGAggttgtataagtgtgtgtttgaatcactcagataaaggtgtgtgtgtgtgtgtgtgtgtgtgtgttttctgtagaGGCCTCTAAAGAAGCTCTGCTGAAACGGAAGACAAGAGCCTCAGAGACTGCTGCTTCATCTCCCTCATGACCAGACCATAACAAcaagccctctccctctccctctatctctctctctctctctctctccctctctctctctctccctctctctccctctctcccccctctctccttctctctctcctcctccccctctcatctttctccttctctctgctctgtcattctctcctgtAGAAGTCCCTAGGTCCTCTCAGGGCTTAGGAGTTCCACCATCTTcagcacaggagaggagaagaggagagagagaggaggagaagaggagagagagaggagaggagagagaggagaagaggagagagaggaggagaggagggtgtgtaCATACTCTCTTCATTGACGGAGCACCAACTGCTGAACATGGCCGCACATTGTCCTGATGACGTGATCCTGCTGAACACTCCCGCCCAAGCGTCTTGTGATCTGACCCTCCTGAACGCACCCTTAGGGGCTACACCAGACACAGCTATCTGATTCCCACCACATCCCATAAccccatcatgtgtgtgtgtgtgtgtgtgtgtgtgtaaccccatcatgtgtgtgtgtgtgtgtgtgtgtgtgtaaccccatcatgtgtatgtgtgtgtgtaaccccatcatgtgtgtgtgtgtgtaaccccatTATAACCCCTGAACACGCTTCAGCATACTCATGACCTGATCCTACTGAGCGtgcctgtgcccccccccccccgcccccccctggCACACCGTTCACTGCTGTCATTGGTTAATAAAGTGCTGGACAGAACTCCTCCTCCATGCTGTGATTGGTTAATAAAGTGCTGGACAGAACTCCTCCTCCATGCTGTGATTGGTTAATAAAGTGCTGGACAGAACTCCTCCTCCATGCTGTGATTGGTTAATAAAGTGCTGGACAGAACTCCTCCTCCATGCTGTGATTGGTTAATAAAGTGCTGGACAGAACTCCTCCCCCATGCTGTGATTGGTTAATAAAGCTCTGGACAGAACTCCTCCTCAATGCTGTGATTGGTTAATAAAGTGCTGGACAGAACTCCTCCCCCATGCTGTGATTGGTTAATAAAGTGCTGTGATGCGGATCCTGTTTGTTTCCCTCAAACTCAGATACAACTCTACTGCATCAGACAGGCCTGCTCTCTATatgtgcctacacacacacacacactcgcacagacactcacacagacacacacacacacacacacacaggggcggcttgtccataagggcgattggggcgacgcactgcctaggggaaaagaaaaaaaaaacacctgatgtataaacgcaatatccttgtaagtcgcgtaaatgacgacatgtaaatttaaatgtaatactttttttctgttggattctaccactagaccgtctgatccatagacatagtataccaGTACAtggtctgatctgcctctgtatgtcattgtcgaatcaggtaacagtcgattcagtcagcctaaagtcgtgcttcaaatggccccgccccttctggggcgaaatgaaaatcgccccagacctctcccattgactcccatgttaaatccatttttttcacaaaacagagctctcaatgcattctctatggcttccgagagggctcgcccctccatgtcgtgtcataagtaatggacgtacaagcctatacgaacgtcatacagctttgACGGaagcatattctgtcaagatggctgccctgttcagtgcaacaactcgattcgctctttgacaactcctttttagtcggcgtactaatgaagataaattgacaaaacaattaggacttcctagaccaaatgtatccattcaacaggtttctacaaagggagggaaatcctacatccaagaattggaacgaaagaaaatcgcggtcatgaagtggctaacgcggtctgtatttcatataccactgtcacttttcataggtttcacagtgtgtttcacagttcccttcttgcactaacactgaatatttttttatgtgatgacttattttgcttttgtaagccaatactttcaagatcagtcaataaatattgttggttttgacttatgttaccccttctttatgatgttactggacatatcatgtgtcctgttaagctatgttacatcatacaacatttgagacacgtggataatgaaaaagtgggataatttaatgtggagccacatcatgtttgcttatgaaggctcctggatgcaactttcttccatagctttccacctgtaacttgctactctagctattgtgtgctgccaatagtggacaaaaaggtattgctgtatgagttaatcagctaacttaatgtacctactgaatgggtcgccttaatcattatcaaaacaattgccccccctgagaattatttcaggagccgccactgcacacacacacacacacacagacactcacacagacactcacacagacactcacacacagacactcacacacagacactcacacagacactcacacacagacacacacacagacacttctctCAGCTAGCCTTGAACCCAGATAAAACTAAACACACAGTGTCattttacacacaacacagtaacAACAGCAACTCAGAAAAAAAGTCCTTTATCTGTGTGACAGACATTATGGGGATTCATACAAAACCGATTCTagcatgcacacgtgtgtgttaaTCGCTGTCGGACACGTTGTCTCGTATAGACGTcatgagagtgtgcgtgtgtgtgtgtgtgcgtgtgtgtgtgcgtctggtgtgtgtgtgtgtgtgtgtgtgttagtcgtCGTCTGACTCGTCGCTGTCTCGTTTGGTGGGCATGGAACAGCGTATGGACGTCATGAGTTTGTCCTGGATCTGCTTGTGTGGGTTCTCCTCCAGTTCTGTCTTCAGGGCCCCTGACTCTGATAGCTTCCACTCCAgctctgcaggacacacacacacacacacacacacacacacacacacacacacacacacacacacacacacacacacacacacacacacatttaggctACCATCATCCTTGAATACAGAACAATACAATATCTAGTTGAGTTCTGAGTATATCGGGTGTAAAAAagtgaatgcctgtgtgtgtgtctctctctgtacagcTCCCTGTGTTAAGGCAATGGCACCTTTGTGATTGGGTGggtgtccgtccgtccgtccgtccccccccccccccccctctctgtgtctgtctgtctgtgtgtgtgtctctgtgtgtgtctctctatctgtgtgtgtctgtctctgtgtctctgtgtgtctctctgtgtctctctgtgtctctctgtgtctctctgtgtctctctcaccgTCAGCTTTGAGGTTCATGCCCCCAAACACGAGCGGGCCGATGAACTGGGCCTTCATGTCGCCGTGGCGATAGACGAAGACGGTGGGCAGGTTGCGGTCGGGGTAGTTGGGGATGCAGGTGGTGGAGATGGACTTCAGGAACTTGGTCTGCGGAAACTTCCGGGCCAAGGAGGACAGGTGCTGGTTGATCAGCGTGCACAGAGGGATTCTGGGAAGAGGATGACAGAGATCTTGAGTAGAGTGACGTGAAACAGGGGTAGAACATGATGAccaggggtagtgtgtgtgtgtgtgtgtgtgtgtgcaggggtagtgtgtgttgtgtgcaggggtagtgtgtgtgttgtatgcaggggtagtgtgtgtgtgtgtgtgtgtgtgttgtgtgcagggtagagtgtgtgtgtgtgtgtgtgtgtgcagggtagtgtgtgttctgtgtgtgtgttgtgtgcaggggTAGTGTCAGCAAGAGTATCATCAGTAAACAGAAGCAAGAGTATCATCAGTAAACAAAAGCAAGAGCATCATCAGTAAACAGAAGCAAGAGTATTATCTGTAAACAtgcaaatgtaaaaaatgtaccactcgcaaggCTATGCatacagtctgtgatacagtcaatgctcggctgCGGCGTTCGCAATAAATGGCTCGAGAGGGTCTTGTAAAcaaatgattccttgtcggcagAATCGATGGCGCTCATATAAGAAGTCATCATGATGTGATAACGGATCTTCtcgaagaactctctccctataaaacgctaatctaactaatatcgctccttcaTCAATGGGATCTCAGCCATTTGTTTTCCAGGGgagtggcaagcttatccagctcacttaaattagcctgcgctggagcaggttcaagtttattgatgtgttgctatggtgatttagccAAAGTTGCTTAGTGGAACCGAAAAGGCTGACTTATGTAATCTTATCCTGAAAATGATCTTGGTAACTCAGTTAGCGAGGTACGAGGAACGGGGCCCAGgagtgtctgtgtccatgttgtCATAGTAACACCAGCTGTGTCTGGTTTAATAAcaccagctgtgtctgtgtccatgttgtcatagtaacaccagctgtgtctgtggtttaataacaccagctgtgtctgtgtatgtgttgtcatagcaacaccagctgtgtctgtggtttaaaaacaccagctgtgtctgtggtttaaaaacaccagctgtgtctgtgttgtcatagtaacaccagctgt
Protein-coding regions in this window:
- the nms gene encoding neuromedin-U isoform X1, with product MESSCWRQLLALHVLLWCLSSYNLRTEALPVLLTDCEISESERENPSALHASLCDLLWKNQHMEHSQNMFKRFLFHYSKSQNAIGSMQRDSNSVHPLMRLSPNLSARRKKQLLLVKSLGPLRA
- the nms gene encoding neuromedin-U isoform X2 → MESSCWRQLLALHVLLWCLSSYNLRTEALPVLLTDCEISESERENPSALHASLCDLLWKNQHMEHSQNMFKRFLFHYSKSQNAIGSMQRDSNSVHPLMRLSPNLSARRKKQLLLVRPLKKLC